The proteins below are encoded in one region of Desulfovibrio sp. JC010:
- a CDS encoding LysM peptidoglycan-binding domain-containing protein has translation MLKSLQLIALLALFAFFAGCSAKNAPVDETALDTQVQAELEKEVGVDNEVADSGVEPLDPELEEAPQETEVLTPEEEKVLRSSNGILFDLNEHDTKEVQQYFGFFTHKARKTFDRWLKRSEPFLPYVRQVLSENNMPQDLAMLPFAESGYNAWAYSRAGAAGMWQFMPFTGRKFGLRVDWWVDERRDPYKSTKAAVKYLTVLHEMFGDWYLALAAYNAGEGKIGRALKRTGSKDFFDLTKNNHKLSRRARLRAETKNYVPKFIAISKIFKNLDELGFTNIDWNNGIQVETVKVPGGTDLLALAKACGMKWSEFHKLNPHFRRQVSPPNAVINAYLPERVMADAADYLESPNSRPFAGYKRYKIRKGDSWYRIARRYGVPVAVLKSVNNQRSNLLRIGKYIMIPGKGSSKAMYASKTSKTRRNAQSRANYRVRKGDTLWSIASRYKVSVRTLKRSNGLYSSKLKIGQKLYIPDNNARSSARSVAKAQNVKQQLVKYRVRRGDNLWKIARRFGVKVSSLMKWNSLNSKSILRPGDRIKVYVQ, from the coding sequence ATGCTGAAATCTCTTCAGTTAATCGCTCTGCTGGCTTTATTTGCATTTTTTGCCGGGTGTTCTGCCAAGAACGCTCCCGTCGATGAAACTGCACTTGATACACAGGTTCAGGCCGAGCTTGAAAAAGAAGTCGGGGTTGATAACGAGGTCGCTGATTCCGGGGTTGAACCCCTCGATCCTGAACTTGAGGAAGCACCTCAGGAAACTGAGGTACTGACCCCTGAAGAAGAAAAGGTCCTCCGCTCCAGCAACGGTATTCTTTTTGACCTTAATGAACATGATACCAAGGAAGTTCAGCAGTACTTCGGTTTCTTCACCCATAAAGCGCGCAAGACATTTGATCGCTGGTTGAAACGCTCCGAGCCCTTCCTGCCTTATGTGCGGCAGGTGCTTTCCGAGAACAATATGCCGCAGGATCTGGCCATGCTGCCTTTTGCCGAAAGCGGATATAATGCCTGGGCATATTCCCGCGCCGGTGCTGCCGGAATGTGGCAGTTCATGCCTTTTACCGGCCGCAAATTCGGTCTGCGCGTGGACTGGTGGGTTGATGAACGCCGCGACCCCTATAAATCCACCAAAGCTGCGGTAAAATATCTGACCGTGCTGCATGAAATGTTCGGTGACTGGTATCTGGCTCTTGCTGCCTACAATGCCGGTGAAGGAAAAATCGGCCGGGCTTTGAAAAGGACCGGATCCAAAGATTTCTTCGACCTGACCAAGAACAATCATAAGCTCAGCAGAAGAGCCAGACTGCGCGCTGAAACCAAGAACTACGTTCCCAAATTCATCGCCATCTCCAAGATTTTCAAGAACCTTGATGAACTCGGTTTTACCAATATTGACTGGAACAACGGTATTCAGGTTGAAACCGTCAAGGTTCCCGGCGGAACCGATCTGCTGGCCCTTGCCAAAGCCTGCGGCATGAAATGGAGTGAATTCCACAAGCTGAACCCCCATTTCCGCAGACAGGTCAGCCCGCCCAACGCGGTTATCAATGCCTACCTGCCCGAGCGGGTTATGGCCGATGCTGCCGATTACCTTGAATCCCCCAATTCCCGTCCTTTTGCCGGGTACAAGCGTTACAAAATCCGCAAGGGTGATTCCTGGTACCGCATTGCCCGCCGCTACGGCGTGCCCGTGGCAGTGCTCAAGTCGGTCAACAACCAGAGGTCCAACCTGCTCCGAATCGGTAAATATATCATGATTCCGGGTAAAGGTTCTTCCAAAGCTATGTATGCTTCCAAGACCAGCAAGACCCGTCGCAACGCCCAGAGCCGTGCCAATTACCGGGTCCGCAAGGGTGACACCCTCTGGTCCATTGCCAGCCGCTACAAAGTCAGTGTGAGGACCCTGAAGCGTTCCAACGGACTTTATTCTTCCAAGCTGAAGATCGGCCAGAAACTGTACATTCCCGATAACAACGCCCGCAGTTCCGCGCGTTCCGTTGCCAAGGCCCAGAACGTCAAGCAGCAGCTGGTCAAATACCGGGTGCGCCGCGGTGACAATCTCTGGAAGATCGCCCGCCGTTTCGGTGTTAAAGTTTCATCACTCATGAAGTGGAACAGCTTGAATTCAAAGTCTATCCTTCGTCCGGGTGACCGGATCAAGGTTTACGTTCAGTAG
- a CDS encoding thiamine pyrophosphate-dependent enzyme, with the protein MSEQEILAFDRADAIVDVPTHYCPGCQHGVAHRLAGELLSEMGLTEDTLLVTSIGCSVFLYNYLNVDSVEAPHGRAPAVATGVKRARTDKFVLSYQGDGDLASIGMAEIMHIANRGEKVSIIFVNNTVYGMTGGQMAPTTMEGQKTTTSPNGRDPMKEGQAIRMAEIIASLGGTAYSARVALNNVKNIRKAKKAMKKAFEVQQKGLGFGFIELLATCPTNWRMTPIQANERVESEMIPYFPLGVYKDVTAED; encoded by the coding sequence ATGAGCGAACAAGAAATTCTCGCCTTTGACAGGGCTGACGCTATTGTAGACGTTCCCACCCACTACTGTCCCGGCTGCCAGCACGGTGTGGCCCACAGGCTCGCGGGTGAACTGCTCAGCGAAATGGGTCTGACCGAAGACACCCTTCTGGTCACCTCCATCGGCTGTTCCGTATTCCTCTACAACTACCTTAACGTGGACAGCGTGGAAGCACCGCACGGCCGCGCCCCGGCAGTTGCCACCGGCGTGAAACGCGCACGCACTGACAAGTTTGTCCTCTCCTATCAGGGTGACGGCGACCTCGCTTCCATCGGTATGGCCGAGATCATGCACATCGCCAACCGCGGCGAAAAAGTATCCATCATCTTTGTAAACAACACTGTTTACGGCATGACCGGCGGACAGATGGCCCCCACCACCATGGAAGGCCAGAAGACCACAACTTCCCCCAATGGACGTGATCCCATGAAGGAAGGGCAGGCTATCAGGATGGCTGAAATCATCGCCTCCCTCGGTGGTACTGCATACTCCGCACGTGTGGCCCTGAACAATGTAAAGAACATCCGCAAGGCCAAAAAAGCCATGAAAAAGGCTTTTGAAGTGCAGCAGAAAGGACTCGGTTTCGGTTTTATCGAACTGCTGGCCACCTGCCCCACCAACTGGAGAATGACTCCCATTCAGGCGAACGAAAGGGTTGAATCTGAAATGATTCCCTACTTCCCGCTGGGTGTATATAAAGACGTAACCGCGGAGGACTAA
- the queA gene encoding tRNA preQ1(34) S-adenosylmethionine ribosyltransferase-isomerase QueA, with translation MNINTEDFFLKNYDFELPEEQIAQCPAVMRHGSKLMVLDQKTGETEIKNFTDIVDLIPEGALLVANNSKVVPARIFGQKPTGGKVEFLLLTPLPLIEAEEVPGGLKAQARGLLRASKGPKPGNEIFFEGGLKLTVLGKGKFGLSEVELEWSGNLTRIFEECGKIPLPPYIRRAADETDNERYQTLYACDEKAGSVAAPTAGLHFSEEINEKLKAKNIQRVEVTLYVGYGTFSPVRAEDIRDHEMHSEYIEIPEETAAAVIKAKQEGRPVIAVGTTSARTLEGAFQQAGKVSEFKGETNIFIYPGFEFKVVDRMVTNFHLPESSLVIMISALAGRKNVLKAYAEAVENKFRFFSYGDSMYIK, from the coding sequence ATGAACATAAACACAGAAGACTTTTTCCTTAAAAACTACGACTTTGAACTACCTGAGGAGCAGATCGCACAATGCCCCGCTGTCATGCGCCACGGCTCCAAGCTTATGGTGCTCGATCAAAAAACAGGTGAAACCGAAATCAAAAACTTCACCGACATTGTGGACCTTATACCTGAGGGTGCTCTGCTGGTGGCCAACAACTCCAAAGTGGTCCCGGCCCGCATTTTCGGACAAAAGCCTACCGGGGGCAAAGTTGAATTTTTACTGCTGACTCCCCTGCCGCTCATCGAGGCTGAAGAAGTTCCCGGCGGATTAAAGGCACAGGCCCGCGGACTGCTCCGGGCATCCAAAGGTCCCAAGCCCGGTAATGAAATATTTTTTGAAGGCGGCCTGAAGCTTACCGTACTGGGCAAAGGCAAATTCGGTCTTTCCGAAGTCGAGCTTGAATGGAGCGGCAACCTGACCAGAATTTTCGAAGAATGCGGCAAGATCCCCCTGCCCCCGTACATCCGCCGTGCTGCTGACGAAACAGACAATGAACGTTACCAGACCCTCTACGCCTGTGACGAAAAAGCAGGTTCCGTGGCCGCGCCCACAGCCGGACTCCATTTCTCCGAAGAGATCAACGAAAAGCTCAAGGCCAAAAATATCCAGCGGGTCGAAGTAACCCTATATGTAGGTTACGGAACCTTCAGCCCGGTACGCGCCGAAGATATCCGTGATCATGAAATGCACAGTGAATACATCGAGATACCGGAAGAAACCGCTGCCGCAGTGATCAAAGCCAAGCAGGAAGGACGTCCGGTTATCGCCGTGGGGACCACCTCCGCCCGGACTCTTGAAGGAGCTTTTCAACAGGCCGGAAAAGTAAGTGAATTCAAGGGAGAGACCAATATTTTCATCTACCCCGGCTTTGAATTCAAGGTGGTCGACCGCATGGTCACCAATTTTCATTTGCCGGAATCATCATTAGTCATTATGATTTCCGCTCTCGCCGGTAGGAAAAACGTTTTAAAAGCGTATGCAGAAGCTGTTGAGAATAAATTCAGGTTCTTCTCTTATGGCGACTCGATGTATATAAAATAA
- the fliQ gene encoding flagellar biosynthesis protein FliQ — translation MTPEFVIGFAKQSIELALTLALPMLAVGLVVGIFVSILQAATQIQEMTLTFVPKIVSMFIALLFAFPWIMDKMIDFTRNIFMNLPNYIK, via the coding sequence ATGACCCCGGAATTTGTAATCGGATTTGCGAAGCAGTCCATTGAGCTGGCTTTGACTCTGGCCCTGCCCATGCTGGCAGTGGGGCTGGTGGTGGGTATTTTCGTGTCCATTCTTCAGGCCGCAACCCAGATTCAGGAGATGACCCTGACCTTTGTGCCCAAGATTGTTTCCATGTTTATTGCCCTGCTTTTTGCTTTTCCGTGGATTATGGACAAAATGATTGATTTTACTCGTAATATTTTTATGAATTTACCTAATTATATTAAGTAG
- a CDS encoding 4Fe-4S binding protein has translation MSRVAFLDERCKGCLLCTTVCPKEIIRQSDRFNQHGYKVAEVAAEDMEKCTGCTSCALICPDIAIRVYRTKKAKGE, from the coding sequence ATGTCACGAGTAGCATTTTTGGACGAAAGGTGTAAGGGCTGTCTGCTCTGTACCACCGTCTGTCCAAAGGAAATCATAAGGCAATCCGACCGATTCAACCAGCACGGTTACAAAGTTGCTGAAGTCGCGGCTGAGGATATGGAAAAGTGTACCGGATGTACTTCCTGTGCGCTGATCTGTCCGGATATCGCTATCCGGGTCTACAGAACCAAAAAGGCCAAAGGAGAATAG
- the fliP gene encoding flagellar type III secretion system pore protein FliP (The bacterial flagellar biogenesis protein FliP forms a type III secretion system (T3SS)-type pore required for flagellar assembly.) yields MQRLIPTLPGILKKNIPALLTLSAILLLVIPAAAFAQETVPTLTLNLAAGQEEPEQVAKLLEILFLLTILGMAPSIMLTMTSFTRIIIVFHFLRQAMGTQQMPPNQILASLAIFMTVVIMMPTGKAINDTALQPYLNEEIGFSEAIDKAQVPIRTFLFKHTREKDLSIFYSITGEKRPETKEDVNTMLLIAAYTISELKTGFTIGFLIYVPFLILDMVIASILLAMGMMMLPPAMVSLPFKILLFIMVDGWSLLTGSIVNTFL; encoded by the coding sequence ATGCAAAGACTGATTCCGACTTTGCCGGGTATCTTGAAAAAGAACATTCCGGCACTTCTGACTCTTAGCGCAATCCTTCTGCTGGTCATTCCGGCAGCTGCCTTTGCACAGGAGACCGTACCCACCCTGACACTCAACCTTGCCGCCGGGCAGGAAGAGCCGGAGCAGGTTGCCAAGCTGCTGGAAATACTTTTCCTGCTGACTATTCTCGGCATGGCACCGTCCATCATGCTGACTATGACGTCCTTTACCAGGATCATCATTGTCTTCCACTTTTTGCGTCAGGCCATGGGTACGCAGCAGATGCCGCCCAACCAGATTCTGGCCTCACTGGCCATTTTTATGACTGTGGTCATCATGATGCCTACCGGAAAAGCCATTAATGATACGGCCCTGCAGCCTTATCTGAACGAGGAAATCGGTTTCAGCGAGGCAATTGACAAGGCGCAGGTTCCCATCAGGACCTTTTTATTCAAACATACCCGTGAGAAAGACCTTTCCATATTTTATTCCATTACCGGGGAGAAGAGGCCGGAAACCAAAGAGGATGTCAATACCATGCTCCTCATTGCGGCCTACACCATCAGTGAGCTGAAGACCGGATTCACCATCGGGTTTCTGATCTATGTTCCGTTTTTGATTCTCGACATGGTTATCGCCAGTATTCTGCTGGCTATGGGTATGATGATGTTGCCCCCGGCAATGGTTTCGTTGCCGTTTAAAATTTTACTGTTTATCATGGTTGACGGGTGGTCGCTCCTGACGGGCTCCATAGTCAACACGTTCTTGTGA
- the rlmB gene encoding 23S rRNA (guanosine(2251)-2'-O)-methyltransferase RlmB — translation MKKNSGDNDKTIIAGRKPVQELLLDSPERIDLLYLQKGRQDKNFERTIQRCKKHGIKYKIADKAELGRVFSGNHQGVIARVAGLSFADYDEMLENLADSPLPLLVVLDQVQDPGNVGVLARSLYALGGAGIVTAKHGGAFLGPAAVKASAGALNKLPVARVNNISQTLDKALDMGINVYGAGLDVDSSSAYSADIETPAILVLGNEEKGIRFNVEKRCQKLIHIPFRREFDSLNVAQAGAMLISEFARRLG, via the coding sequence ATGAAAAAGAACAGCGGAGACAACGACAAGACCATCATAGCGGGGCGCAAACCGGTTCAGGAGCTGCTTTTAGACTCTCCGGAAAGGATTGACCTGCTTTACCTGCAAAAAGGGCGTCAGGACAAAAATTTCGAACGCACCATCCAACGTTGTAAAAAACACGGCATCAAATACAAAATCGCCGACAAGGCCGAACTGGGCCGGGTATTTTCCGGCAACCATCAGGGAGTCATCGCCCGGGTGGCCGGCCTTTCCTTTGCCGATTACGACGAAATGCTGGAAAATCTTGCAGATTCTCCCCTGCCGCTGCTGGTGGTTCTTGATCAGGTGCAGGACCCCGGCAACGTGGGTGTTCTGGCCCGATCTCTGTACGCGCTGGGCGGGGCCGGAATCGTCACCGCCAAGCACGGCGGGGCTTTCCTCGGTCCTGCGGCAGTGAAAGCAAGTGCTGGAGCACTGAACAAGCTGCCTGTAGCAAGGGTCAACAATATTTCCCAAACTCTTGATAAAGCCCTCGACATGGGCATCAATGTTTACGGAGCCGGATTGGATGTGGATTCTTCCTCTGCTTACAGTGCAGACATCGAGACTCCGGCAATCCTTGTGCTCGGCAACGAGGAAAAAGGTATCCGCTTCAATGTGGAAAAACGTTGCCAGAAACTGATTCACATTCCCTTCCGCCGCGAGTTTGATTCACTGAATGTCGCGCAGGCCGGGGCTATGCTGATAAGCGAATTTGCACGGCGACTGGGCTGA
- the aroE gene encoding shikimate dehydrogenase, whose protein sequence is MDIFKPEKLYGIIGHPLGHTMSPLLHNWGFAQHKIPAVYMAFPTEPEKVESFMQTFRNLPVSGSSVTIPHKLSVMDYIDQLTERAKSVGAVNTLYWEGDKIVGDNTDAAGVSEPLRPYSDQVKKALLIGAGGAARAAITGLKSLGINEIFITNRTKAKADDLAAEFKISSIDWDTRGDQHFDLIVNSTSLGMSGKFEEINPMIMDNQDTNTIVFDLVYNPMETVFIKEAKAKDCTVIHGIEMFVHQGMEQFRLWTGIKLDEKKARELLLENL, encoded by the coding sequence ATGGACATATTCAAGCCTGAAAAGCTTTATGGAATAATCGGACATCCTCTCGGGCATACCATGAGTCCCCTGCTGCATAATTGGGGCTTTGCGCAGCACAAAATCCCGGCAGTTTACATGGCCTTCCCCACTGAGCCGGAAAAAGTGGAAAGTTTCATGCAGACTTTCAGAAACCTGCCTGTTTCCGGGTCCAGCGTGACCATTCCGCACAAGCTTTCTGTAATGGACTACATTGATCAACTGACTGAGCGGGCAAAGTCCGTGGGAGCGGTAAATACCCTCTATTGGGAAGGTGATAAAATCGTGGGCGACAACACTGATGCCGCCGGAGTCTCCGAACCGCTGCGTCCCTATTCTGATCAGGTCAAGAAAGCTCTCCTGATCGGGGCCGGCGGTGCGGCTCGCGCAGCGATTACGGGTTTAAAATCATTGGGCATCAACGAAATATTCATTACCAACCGCACCAAGGCCAAAGCAGATGATCTCGCTGCGGAATTTAAAATATCATCCATAGATTGGGATACTCGCGGCGATCAACACTTCGATCTTATCGTGAATTCCACCTCGCTGGGCATGTCCGGAAAATTTGAAGAGATCAACCCCATGATCATGGACAATCAGGACACGAACACCATCGTCTTCGACCTTGTCTACAATCCCATGGAGACTGTTTTCATCAAGGAAGCAAAGGCCAAAGACTGCACTGTAATCCACGGAATCGAGATGTTTGTCCATCAGGGGATGGAGCAGTTCCGTTTATGGACGGGAATTAAGCTGGACGAAAAGAAAGCGCGGGAATTATTGCTGGAGAATTTGTAA
- a CDS encoding alpha/beta fold hydrolase yields MGNIFARMVGVFGLILAITVIFAVSACAPRTNMDDLQLTYIGETRGPAENIVYFLQGPADGEVVVLLPGMGRGACEFRELVAELNKAGYRTVAIQPRGIGRSGPLLTKPSYDQFAADIELVLNDVPGGVAGGRVHLLGYEFGNRVVRMFAVKYPERVGALVLLACGGQQVGGAGQAVDSPSPTTRTSPAQQVLSNKNIAVDPSLITNQIDNYFRGLAVNSNLNDPQDVTLSGMTAAFAFWLPPSEREQFVKRAFFAPMSKVPSDWITGWYRDTGWMQQGLDRDHSKTSADWVSGGSAPMLILNGQYDVAAPMANAQYMKKTYPDRVTLFEVPDAGHAMLAEQPVFISKHVIKYLRQYSFDK; encoded by the coding sequence ATGGGTAATATTTTTGCAAGAATGGTCGGTGTTTTCGGCTTAATCTTGGCAATTACGGTTATTTTTGCTGTTTCAGCCTGTGCTCCCCGCACTAATATGGATGATTTGCAGCTGACATATATTGGTGAAACCAGAGGGCCGGCTGAAAATATTGTTTATTTTTTACAGGGACCTGCTGACGGGGAAGTTGTGGTGTTGCTTCCCGGAATGGGGCGTGGGGCCTGTGAATTCCGTGAACTTGTAGCTGAGTTGAATAAAGCCGGATACCGTACGGTAGCCATACAGCCGCGCGGAATAGGCAGAAGCGGGCCGCTCCTGACCAAACCCAGCTATGATCAATTTGCAGCAGATATTGAGTTGGTTTTGAACGATGTTCCCGGCGGAGTTGCGGGAGGCAGGGTACACCTGCTTGGGTATGAATTCGGGAATAGGGTCGTCCGGATGTTCGCTGTTAAGTACCCGGAACGGGTTGGAGCACTGGTTCTTCTGGCCTGCGGCGGGCAGCAGGTAGGAGGGGCTGGGCAGGCTGTTGATTCACCATCTCCAACGACCAGAACCAGTCCAGCGCAACAGGTGCTGAGCAATAAAAATATAGCTGTTGATCCTTCACTGATTACTAATCAAATTGATAATTATTTCAGAGGGCTTGCAGTAAACTCCAATTTAAACGATCCGCAGGATGTTACTCTGTCCGGTATGACTGCGGCCTTTGCTTTTTGGCTTCCCCCGTCCGAAAGAGAGCAATTCGTCAAACGCGCTTTCTTCGCTCCCATGTCCAAAGTTCCTTCAGATTGGATTACGGGTTGGTATCGCGATACGGGCTGGATGCAGCAGGGGTTGGACCGGGATCACTCTAAAACCTCAGCGGATTGGGTCAGCGGTGGAAGCGCGCCAATGTTGATTCTAAACGGTCAGTATGATGTGGCTGCGCCCATGGCAAATGCGCAGTATATGAAGAAAACCTACCCGGACAGAGTTACTTTGTTTGAAGTTCCTGATGCCGGGCATGCCATGCTGGCTGAACAGCCAGTGTTTATCAGCAAACATGTGATCAAATATCTTAGGCAGTATTCGTTTGATAAGTAA
- a CDS encoding 3-methyl-2-oxobutanoate dehydrogenase subunit VorB: MAKNGEKLFIKGNEAISRGAIAAGLKCYFGYPITPQNDIPEYMSAELPKVGGEFVQAESEVAAANMLIGAAAAGSRCMTSSSSPGVSLKQEAISYLAGSQLPAVIVNMNRGGPGLGDIGPSQGDYFQATKGGGHGDYRTLVLAPGTCQECYDLVIEAFDLAFKYRNPVMILGDAIVGQMKEPVITREVKDHDAAEGKEWRIEGAKDRDHRIIKSLFLTEGSLAGHNQALQAKYDEMAKNTKQELFETEDAELIVVAYGSIGRIVKSTVRKLRAQGHKVGLFRPITLYPFPSEELNKLAKQGKKFLTIEHNLGQMVEDVRLSIRTITDSDFFGFMPGNLPTPDDFEEPILKSLGGK; this comes from the coding sequence ATGGCTAAGAACGGCGAAAAGCTTTTCATCAAAGGCAATGAGGCTATCTCCCGCGGCGCAATCGCAGCCGGACTGAAATGTTATTTCGGTTACCCCATCACCCCCCAGAACGATATCCCGGAATACATGTCCGCAGAACTGCCCAAAGTCGGCGGTGAATTCGTTCAGGCTGAAAGTGAAGTCGCAGCAGCAAACATGCTCATCGGCGCAGCAGCCGCAGGCTCCCGCTGCATGACCTCTTCCTCCAGCCCCGGTGTATCCCTCAAGCAGGAAGCTATCTCCTACCTTGCAGGCAGCCAGCTTCCGGCAGTTATCGTCAACATGAACCGCGGCGGACCGGGTCTCGGCGACATCGGCCCCAGTCAGGGCGACTATTTTCAGGCCACCAAAGGCGGCGGACACGGTGACTACCGCACCCTCGTTCTCGCTCCCGGCACCTGTCAGGAATGCTACGACCTCGTCATCGAAGCTTTTGACCTCGCTTTCAAATACCGCAACCCGGTCATGATCCTCGGTGATGCCATCGTCGGTCAGATGAAAGAGCCCGTCATCACACGGGAAGTCAAAGACCACGATGCAGCGGAAGGAAAAGAATGGCGCATTGAAGGTGCCAAGGACCGTGATCACCGCATCATCAAGTCCCTGTTCCTTACCGAAGGTTCCCTTGCAGGACACAACCAGGCTCTGCAGGCCAAGTATGACGAAATGGCCAAAAACACCAAGCAGGAACTTTTCGAAACCGAAGATGCCGAACTCATCGTAGTTGCCTACGGTTCCATCGGACGTATCGTAAAAAGCACCGTGCGCAAGCTGCGTGCACAGGGTCACAAGGTCGGCCTGTTCCGTCCCATCACCCTCTACCCCTTCCCCTCCGAAGAGCTTAACAAGCTCGCCAAGCAGGGTAAGAAGTTCCTGACTATTGAGCATAACCTCGGTCAGATGGTTGAAGACGTACGTCTTTCCATCCGCACCATTACCGACAGTGATTTCTTCGGCTTCATGCCCGGAAACCTGCCTACCCCCGACGATTTCGAGGAGCCCATCCTCAAAAGCCTTGGAGGGAAATAG
- a CDS encoding NAD-dependent succinate-semialdehyde dehydrogenase: MAIQSTNPMTGRVEKKFDEFISVQTFSAISAVDKAFSSWKHSSMDLRADCLRNLAALLRERAGHFAGLMAAEMGKPLKSGRAEVLKSATVCDYYADNGAAMLASEPKTVDSMQCYVDYAPMGTVLAVMPWNYPVWQVLRIAVPTLMAGNTMLLKHASNVPQCALAIEQVFCDSIFPDNVFRTLLIGAAQVENVLDHDAVIGVCLTGSEAAGRKVAAAAGARLKKSVMELGGSDAFVVLADADLEKAAAIGAESRCSNAGQACIAAKRFIVHSDVYDEFLGKLKERMESMIMGDPMDENTLMGPMASHQFRNDLQTQVEACLEAGGKISLGGSIPAGEGAFYPPTIITDVPFKSEAGRDEIFGPVALVFRAESEEQAMEMANDSSFGLGGSVWTRDEEKGLRLARQIEAGLVYVNGRVSSRPPLPFGGVKNSGYGRELSTYGIREFVNVKSVCIG, encoded by the coding sequence ATGGCTATTCAGAGTACCAACCCCATGACCGGGCGGGTTGAAAAAAAATTTGATGAGTTCATTTCCGTGCAGACTTTTTCTGCCATATCCGCAGTAGACAAGGCATTTTCTTCATGGAAACACAGCTCCATGGATCTTCGTGCAGATTGCCTGCGGAATCTGGCCGCGCTTCTGCGTGAGCGGGCAGGCCATTTTGCCGGACTCATGGCCGCTGAAATGGGCAAGCCCCTCAAATCCGGCAGGGCGGAAGTTCTCAAGTCCGCAACTGTTTGTGATTATTACGCTGATAACGGTGCAGCCATGCTGGCCAGCGAACCCAAAACCGTTGACTCCATGCAGTGCTATGTGGACTACGCCCCCATGGGAACCGTTCTGGCCGTAATGCCGTGGAATTACCCCGTATGGCAGGTTTTGCGCATTGCGGTACCCACGCTTATGGCCGGGAACACAATGCTCTTAAAACACGCTTCAAACGTGCCTCAGTGCGCTCTGGCTATTGAGCAGGTCTTCTGTGATTCAATTTTTCCTGACAATGTCTTCCGCACCCTGCTCATCGGAGCCGCACAGGTGGAGAATGTTCTCGATCATGACGCAGTGATCGGGGTCTGCCTGACCGGGAGTGAAGCTGCCGGACGCAAAGTTGCCGCAGCAGCCGGGGCAAGGCTTAAGAAATCAGTCATGGAACTGGGCGGAAGCGATGCTTTCGTGGTTCTCGCCGATGCCGATCTGGAAAAGGCTGCTGCCATCGGTGCCGAATCCCGCTGTTCCAATGCCGGACAGGCCTGCATTGCCGCTAAGCGGTTCATTGTTCACAGCGATGTTTATGATGAATTTCTCGGTAAGCTTAAGGAGCGCATGGAATCAATGATCATGGGCGATCCTATGGATGAAAATACGCTCATGGGCCCCATGGCTTCTCACCAGTTCCGCAATGATCTGCAAACACAGGTCGAAGCCTGTCTCGAGGCGGGCGGAAAGATCTCACTTGGCGGTTCAATTCCCGCAGGTGAGGGTGCATTTTATCCCCCGACCATCATCACTGACGTTCCTTTCAAAAGCGAAGCCGGGCGTGACGAAATTTTCGGACCCGTGGCCCTTGTTTTCAGGGCTGAGAGTGAAGAGCAGGCCATGGAAATGGCCAATGACAGTTCGTTCGGCCTCGGCGGTTCTGTATGGACCCGTGATGAAGAGAAAGGTTTGCGCTTGGCACGGCAGATAGAAGCCGGTTTGGTCTACGTCAACGGACGGGTCAGCAGCCGTCCGCCGCTTCCTTTTGGCGGGGTTAAGAATTCCGGCTACGGACGTGAGCTTTCTACTTACGGAATCCGCGAATTTGTGAACGTTAAGTCTGTTTGTATAGGATAA
- a CDS encoding 2-oxoacid:acceptor oxidoreductase family protein, giving the protein MSKYLDSIIAGFGGQGVMLIGNLLAYSGMNAGLNVTYIPVYGPEMRGGTANCTVVLSDDEIGSPIIRSPHSLIIMNRPSLDKFQPMLMDDGIQIVNSSLVDAELVDTKRINSYMVPCNDIADKLGNTRMANMVALGAFIKATGIMDMQAVIDSLENVISAHYHHLIPKNAEALKEGAAAI; this is encoded by the coding sequence ATGAGCAAATACCTCGACAGCATCATTGCCGGATTCGGCGGACAGGGCGTTATGCTCATCGGTAACCTGCTGGCCTATTCAGGAATGAATGCCGGACTGAACGTTACCTACATCCCGGTATACGGACCTGAAATGCGCGGCGGTACCGCGAACTGCACAGTCGTGCTTTCCGACGACGAGATCGGTTCACCCATCATCCGCAGCCCGCACAGCCTGATCATCATGAACCGTCCTTCACTGGATAAGTTCCAGCCCATGCTCATGGATGACGGTATCCAGATCGTCAACTCTTCTCTCGTTGACGCAGAGCTGGTGGATACCAAGCGCATCAATTCCTACATGGTGCCCTGCAACGATATCGCCGACAAACTCGGCAATACCCGCATGGCAAACATGGTAGCGCTCGGTGCCTTCATCAAGGCGACCGGAATCATGGATATGCAGGCAGTCATCGACTCCCTCGAAAACGTGATCTCCGCCCACTACCACCACCTCATCCCCAAAAACGCAGAAGCCCTCAAAGAAGGCGCAGCTGCTATTTAG